One window of Vanessa cardui chromosome 5, ilVanCard2.1, whole genome shotgun sequence genomic DNA carries:
- the LOC124529598 gene encoding uncharacterized protein LOC124529598 isoform X1: MMAVLWVILILASTGLQLVQGLPVNPVLRVYPHEASGSEVEEWNSESNLYTSLPALALVLTVVGLLFGCTWCYRHKDCKPSEGTDNQLFASSVSHLHDVRHSQPPDSGFSEPVNNNINEDNNNGPISLREMQNIANNNAAVYIVSENEERNRISRESVVEFEPLPSGIRVLDPLESCADWFAGEDFPRNQLQYLREIGRGWFGRVVEGETEDGTGTTTVAVKILNQNASLEDKARFLNEARPYRDMNHENILGFVAKCLQEDPWILIFELCSMDLQQYLIVNRPKMAILNESGVPLQLMCDVASALAYMHSRGFLYGCLWSGNVLVRGSDSPRAVVGHYARSDPQPRPRAPETARQPPVCTASTDIWSLGYLVWEVCAWGAAPPDEPPPPDLPCPYRNHLYQVMQLCWNPNPEDRPTAAQVHALLNHLHFTHKHTSDAAKDDGYASSDFEERWQRLKPNSIPKIDEHVAIVHAPSTSMASHFTGSDQEFDNGQTIQDSLSVEMDTAVSRSSSIMSDKDPLSIQIKSESLTNLHGSLEDVRNIYLTHNETPALECHQGNINLEESKEKEQDRSDSSVDPWLKDIITDSQDDVSYYKDVSDVIKNLDNILNSEKTSSSESSHQASPSRDNLSLECKKDYPMPTSMVKSPGISNFQNILEMGFAAESDLTEEDEGDRDTIGTLSHSFERHSDTTSQQTLENITPETPIKGLDISENIEAKHFTDYELNFSKINESEINNVHQDSELPKENRIDSSDSKVPKLKELCVASIPSVSETIEQVIFKQDCQTSFYDNKYTDIKTDSTVTKSVDVSKQNESNEIEQDLFKNIVTEKPEWENNSTVKETKVSVLENAKTAIEPASHAFSANLIQETGVFDLNKPSLEQENDSSNTILCLTPEDNKVSETLTERELICKESLTEFTSLPITNDVLPDINNKTNFKEDKIDSTREMIITNNVELLGGSCENLFEGMSENITQNLEANCSLPEFNDFPNSKDNSSIEISGNTSVQINNMDNGITIGLAKNDNFASPINNSIQTEENSLIVKNKECDLDKIESSSGLAVDNSNLFSESNLLFLNDTTNPVMIINELSKTENTANDKCDSISELMNLEDSSELKVINNDLTNSQYDRNMEVLEPVNNVLKYVEPDQEPPETVQIVKNVELSSLVQNPSCVVDINNECANKADNNVQTAFEKMLLPEEVQNKNNTDVFISQTIETNNIEDASHRLEHVISPKSDTTVKDELSDSTMYMDLTNNTNSNILENYSADNTVKCVIKSCLEAPSVESSCSLVKNDSTVYLDLPNVIRETYSFLHSEKCISSQQIDVNDKICTSTPKGSDTSTDNIPEIDAKVTDILSETKVPNYGHGVTLTKLEQKYVPENISPFESPSKSHHTDTYDENSSVVLGPFENCTLELYKGVKSIAELADLPKEELLAFSSNFSDINLETPSPLRDGNFLNEVPDLVPDELHFDQITTMSESKPESQSNEMVSEETEEQSSTEKRVSPLTPPNSPGIFLASTSQKKYLVDIDINSPNAQESSSNQEAVDLNQIDLQMTTKLAMAENENNLNIEYSGPLTEEGLTLDDSVRDNDAIPESYLAGNGGSVEDLRENLVIDEERMKELRNELELKLPLAQVAGIEPAVEGEWTELPPPPELVLTYGALSPIAEETRMQLCAYENDDQWNASIRTESSASYPEPCNNSTDEVTDLPTAANSVPQHSTYTIHSKDPSINHTYTVQKEVISSKEITMSADSLNASPLKKIQETQSPIDDKTYTKNEDEKESNCERLSQVSPFLLSPTTDTSVPENSDNPVGLSTFSKTTVPTDAKSSKPSETQCLSKATSIDSWCSNDTLYNVEENFDDLAMDPDVPLDFDTEMERDKSESDDTLTHNEDEKEASHCSTYIIHDSKSEVCGTFSPDSITANDNYTYTKIKTDVATTTPSVITKSDLNDSTKNTQTKDLAYGTLMSGHPSYSNCTTELGSGLDEAWKLPQPELVRRSPIGDEVSFTPPKNFEKKEISTMESPQLTSEPRIKKMNSLEITCLKDDSTESNKCGDTSEPQVCSEINNSPNIYFMNMAHSATSTPFAVNIENCENLETIPIHLPQTQGDNSEEIATNVPNFRSFFQSAEIRPQDISSNVSNEGHSTEILLEGESKTLSQDITRDMSSKTPSYSDFENSAMTKPQDVHTSEKSSQSMESGISSEEFRHFENSVKNRPQDLSSLIDASSLLLKSERRSSELVMGSLMSTGLDLTSQSESQTINTEPESLVFVSSNYTNLLESHNVDSSQPLNVFVTDLDMEEETEQPHSIIITESPLIASKVSPNRTFDSHTKTNRTDMNYTYDSHASSYQPIKNIWQNDSTNSEKLNGVGESKIDKQIESPIERNDPESSLTQSETITKNIGSVSNSIDQNAESSSKCNGSNEMFAIVNFLNETFEELVESNVDDNDTASDINKEDQSLNSKKVTETKSESESLREEPVEKQASCNSEECCDDTFLSNGVFQEEKQIASVTDDFLKNEKKFCQLDSYFPLLSDIRFTGPATEIMTTSFTQDSPTEPTSPECEQDSKPDPSAEIIKEWDSDSDSHSTNSSSGEFIWKDGDGHETAVVPSTHFDHQRDSGSQPSCTEGAPEGEAPSSASGDSGSGSEGDEVEFVPSSWDCLAAPSKSSLRSMEQPPDNKKRVVFKRQKYHCVYEYPREAPDADADSPAAYLPDYSTYSEWDPASAEDAELGYGQLFGAPNPLDLFPLRAGIAFGADYDEDFFISSSARPFESLGVMSTTSQFFPGMHFKPTLERDLSDELSEDFPPPPSPLPPPTLVQTGTPFLDFTTPDSGVEDITPGSLTDDDYKVKKLPDNEPGPCWRSADSASSSESVSPSSPGGEALGGLRHTRDKLKLDLPPSPHVPSPRHARVFNFVLDKPKRPEPAPPLALSDDTPAAAAALPVPRASDDVMPEPTFSTFGKPAPCRPAAPADAERSIVLTDAERAAAADEPKGEGAAGVEAVRGEGTVLDSGDEDSGIESSSKATLERDEPASHVS, translated from the exons CCGAGCGAAGGAACGGACAATCAG CTATTCGCTTCAAGTGTGTCACACCTCCACGATGTTCGACACTCGCAGCCTCCCGATTCGGGCTTCTCCGAACCggtcaacaacaacatcaacgaAGACAACAACAACGGGCCCATCTCGCTGCGGGAAATGCAGAATATCGCAAACAACAATGCCGCCGTGTATATCGTCAGTGAGAACGAGGAACGAAACCGCATTAGTAGAGAGTCGGTAGTCGAGTTTGAACCTCTCCCGTCGGGGATTCGAGTACTTGACCCCCTCGAAAGTTGCGCTGATTGGTTTG CTGGTGAAGATTTTCCAAGAAATCAATTGCAGTATCTTCGAGAAATTGGGCGCGGTTGGTTTGGCAGA GTGGTGGAGGGCGAAACAGAAGATGGAACGGGTACCACTACAGTTGCCGTCAAAATCCTTAATCAGAATGCAAGCCTTGAAGACAAAGCGAGGTTTCTGAATGAAGCGCGTCCGTATAGAGACATGAACCACGAAAATATCTTAGGGTTCGTCGCGAAGTGCCTCCAAGAAGATCCCTGGATACTTATATTCGAATTATGCTCAATG GATCTACAGCAGTACCTAATAGTGAATCGACCAAAGATGGCAATTTTAAACGAAAGCGGGGTTCCGTTGCAACTCATGTGTGACGTTGCTTCCGCTCTCGCCTATATGCACTCTAGGGGATTCCTATACGG ATGCCTGTGGAGCGGCAACGTGCTGGTCCGCGGGTCGGACAGTCCGCGCGCGGTCGTGGGCCACTACGCGCGCAGCGACCCGCAGCCGCGCCCGCGCGCGCCCGAGACTGCGCGCCAGCCGCCCGTCTGCACG GCGAGTACCGACATATGGTCGCTCGGGTACCTGGTGTGGGAGGTGTGCGCGTGGGGCGCCGCGCCGCCAGACGAGCCGCCGCCGCCAGATCTGCCCTGTCCTTACCGGAACCACTT gTATCAAGTGATGCAATTGTGCTGGAACCCCAATCCGGAGGACCGACCGACGGCCGCTCAAGTACACGCTCTGTTAAATCATCTACATTTTACGCATAAACACACGAGCGACGCCGCTAAAGACGACGGCTACGCCAGTAGCGATTTTGAAGAAAGGTGGCAGAGACTCAAACCTAACTCGATACCAAAAATAGATGAGCATGTCGCTATCGTCCACGCCCCGTCCACGTCCATGGCATCGCATTTTACAGGCTCGGACCAGGAGTTTGATAATGGACAAACCATCCAGGATTCTCTGAGTGTCGAAATGGATACAGCCGTTTCTAGATCCAGCAGTATAATGTCCGACAAAGACCCTCTctcgatacaaataaaatctgAAAGCTTAACCAACCTTCACGGTTCCCTCGaggatgtaagaaatatttacctcaCACATAACGAAACACCAGCTCTCGAATGCCATCAGGGAAACATAAACCTTGAAGAAAGCAAAGAGAAAGAACAAGATCGCTCCGATAGCTCAGTTGATCCTTGGCTTAAAGATATAATTACTGATAGTCAGGACGATGTGAGTTACTACAAGGATGTTAGTGATGTTATAAAGAATCTCGATAACATACTCAATTCAGAGAAAACTTCGAGCTCAGAGTCGAGTCACCAAGCTAGTCCTTCAAGGGATAATTTAAGTTTGGAATGCAAGAAAGATTACCCTATGCCCACTTCGATGGTCAAATCTCCAGGGATCAGTAACTTCCAAAATATTCTTGAAATGGGCTTTGCTGCAGAATCCGATCTAACGGAAGAAGATGAAGGCGATCGTGATACTATTGGCACATTAAGCCATTCTTTCGAACGCCATAGTGATACTACCAGCCAACAAACTCTCGAGAATATTACTCCGGAAACGCCAATTAAAGGATTAGATATTTCAGAAAATATTGAAGCAAAACACTTTACAGATTATGAACTGaactttagtaaaataaatgaatccgAAATCAACAATGTACACCAAGATAGTGAACTGCCAAAAGAGAATAGAATAGACAGTAGCGATAGTAAAGTACCGAAACTAAAGGAATTATGTGTAGCCTCAATACCTAGTGTAAGTGAAACCATTGAACAAGTGATTTTTAAACAAGACTGTCAAACatcattttatgataataaatataccgaTATAAAAACTGATAGTACAGTAACTAAGTCAGTAGATGTTAGTAAACAAAATGAAAGCAATGAAATAGAACaagatctttttaaaaatattgtaactgaAAAACCTGAATGGGAAAATAATTCTACAGTAAAAGAAACTAAAGTGTCTGTTTTAGAAAATGCGAAGACAGCAATAGAACCAGCCTCACATGCATTCAGTGCAAATTTAATTCAAGAAACTGGagtatttgatttgaataagcCTTCACTAGAGCAGGAAAATGATTCATCTAACACaattttatgcctaacacctgaAGATAACAAAGTGAGTGAAACTTTAACCGAAAGAGAACTTATTTGTAAAGAATCTCTTACTGAGTTTACTTCTCTGCCTATTACTAACGATGTCTTgccagatattaataataaaacaaattttaaggaAGATAAAATTGATAGCACAAGGGAAATGATCATTACAAATAATGTAGAATTGTTAGGCGGAAGTTGTGAAAACTTATTTGAAGGTATGTCagaaaatattacacaaaaccTAGAAGCTAACTGTTCATTACCGGAATTTAATGACTTTCCTAATTCTAAAGATAATTCTTCCATAGAAATAAGTGGAAATACAAGCGTACAGATCAACAATATGGATAATGGTATAACGATAGGTCTTGcgaaaaatgataattttgctAGCCCAATAAATAACTCGATCCAAACAGAAGAAAAttctttaattgtaaaaaacaaaGAATGTGATTTGGATAAAATTGAATCAAGTTCAGGTCTCGCAGTAGATAATTCTAATCTATTTAGTGAaagtaatcttttatttttaaatgatacaaCTAATCCTGTTatgattattaatgaattatctAAGACTGAAAATACTGCTAACGATAAATGCGATTCAATAAGTGAATTGATGAATCTCGAAGATTCAAGTgagttaaaagtaataaataatgatttaactAATAGTCAATATGATAGAAATATGGAAGTCTTAGAACCAGTcaataacgttttaaaatatgtagaaCCAGATCAAGAGCCACCTGAAACAGTACAAATAGTTAAAAACGTAGAACTCTCATCTCTTGTGCAAAACCCTTCTTGTGTAGTAGATATTAACAATGAATGTGCAAACAAAGCAGATAATAATGTTCAAACAGcatttgaaaaaatgttattacctgaagaagtacaaaataaaaataataccgatGTGTTTATTTCACAAACAatagaaacaaataatattgaagaTGCATCGCATAGATTAGAACATGTTATAAGTCCTAAATCAGACACAACAGTGAAAGATGAGTTGAGTGATAGTACTATGTATATGGATCTCACTAATAATACTAATAGTAACATTTTAGAAAACTACAGCGCAGATAATACTGTTAAGTGTGTTATTAAATCTTGTCTTGAGGCACCCAGTGTTGAATCTTCTTGCTCGCTTGTCAAAAATGATTCAACGGTGTATTTAGATCTCCCTAATGTTATAAGAGAAACCTATAGTTTTTTGCATTCAGAAAAATGCATTAGTAGCCAACAAATAGACGTAAATGATAAGATATGCACTAGTACACCCAAAGGAAGCGATACTTCAACAGATAATATTCCGGAAATTGATGCAAAGGTGACTGATATATTATCGGAAACAAAAGTCCCCAATTATGGTCATGGTGTCACATTGACGAAACTAGAACAAAAGTATGTACCAGAAAACATAAGTCCTTTTGAATCTCCTTCCAAAAGTCATCATACGGATACCTACGATGAAAATAGTTCCGTCGTTTTAGGACCATTTGAGAACTGTACACTCGAATTATATAAAGGCGTAAAATCAATAGCAGAACTGGCAGATTTGCCTAAAGAAGAACTACTAGCGTTTTCGTCCAATTTCAGTGACATTAATCTCGAAACGCCGTCTCCATTACGAGACGGAAATTTTCTTAACGAAGTGCCGGATCTTGTTCCAGACGAATTGCATTTCGATCAAATTACCACTATGAGTGAATCAAAACCAGAATCTCAATCAAATGAAATGGTCTCGGAAGAAACAGAAGAACAATCTTCAACAGAAAAACGCGTTTCGCCTTTAACTCCACCAAATTCACCGGGAATTTTTCTCGCATCAACatcacaaaagaaatatttagttGATATAGATATTAATAGCCCTAATGCCCAGGAATCTAGCAGTAATCAAGAAGCGGTAGATTTGAACCAAATAGACCTACAAATGACGACTAAATTAGCCATGGCGGAGAACGAAAATAATTTGAACATCGAATATTCCGGACCGTTAACTGAGGAAGGTTTGACATTAGATGACTCAGTGCGAGATAATGATGCGATACCGGAATCATACTTGGCTGGTAATGGAGGATCAGTGGAGGACTTGAGAGAAAACCTTGTTATAGACGAAGAAAGAATGAAAGAATTGAGGAACGAGTTGGAATTGAAATTGCCATTAGCTcag GTGGCAGGTATAGAGCCAGCAGTGGAGGGAGAGTGGACGGAGCTGCCGCCACCACCCGAACTGGTGCTGACGTACGGCGCGCTTTCGCCTATCGCGGAAGAGACGCGCATGCAGCTCTGCGCATACGAGAACGACGACCAGT GGAATGCTTCAATTCGTACTGAATCGTCGGCGAGCTATCCTGAACCCTGTAACAACTCGACGGACGAGGTGACCGACTTGCCCACAGCTGCCAACAGTGTTCCGCAACACTCCACTTACACCATCCATTCAAAAGATCCCTCGATAAACCACACGTACACGGTGCAGAAAGAAGTCATTAGCAGCAAAGA aataacaATGTCTGCAGATAGCTTGAATGCTAGCCcgctaaaaaaaatacaagaaactCAATCGCCAATTGATGACAAAACTTACACCAAAAACGAAGACGAAAAGGAATCGAATTGCGAAAGACTTTCACAAGTGTCGCCTTTCCTTCTCAGCCCTACAACGGATACATCCGTCCCCGAGAACTCTGATAACCCGGTCGGTTTGTCTACATTCTCTAAAACGACAGTACCTACAGATGCCAAATCCTCTAAGCCATCCGAAACCCAATGCTTGTCTAAAGCTACAAGTATCGATTCGTGGTGTTCGAACGACACTCTCTACAATGTAGAAGAAAACTTCGACGATCTCGCTATGGATCCTGATGTTCCTTTAGATTTCGACACTGAGATGGAGAGAGATAAAAGTGAAAGCGATGACACCCTTACTCACAACGAGGACGAGAAGGAAGCGAGCCATTGCTCGACCTATATAATTCACGACAGCAAATCCGAGGTTTGCGGTACATTTTCACCAGATTCGATTACCGCTAACGACAATTATACatacactaaaataaaaacagatgtGGCGACTACTACGCCTTCTGTGATTACGAAATCTGATTTAAATGATTCTACAAAAAATACTCAAACGAAAGATCTAGCTTACGGTACCCTAATGTCTGGACACCCGTCTTATTCTAATTGCACTACAGAATTAGGATCCGGCTTGGACGAAGCATGGAAACTTCCGCAACCCGAGTTAGTAAGAAGATCACCAATAGGTGACGAAGTCAGCTTCACGCCACctaaaaattttgaaaagaagGAAATAAGTACTATGGAAAGTCCTCAATTAACATCTGAACCGCGTATCAAGAAAATGAACAGCCTAGAAATTACGTGTTTAAAAGATGATTCCACAGAGAGTAACAAATGCGGAGACACCTCTGAACCACAAGTTTGTtccgaaataaataatagtccaaatatttattttatgaatatggCACACTCTGCAACAAGTACACCTTTTGCTGTGAACATCGAAAATTGTGAAAACTTAGAAACAATACCAATTCACCTACCTCAAACCCAAGGAGACAATAGTGAAGAAATTGCTACTAATGTCCCAAATTTTAGATCATTTTTTCAGTCAGCTGAAATCCGACCGCAAGATATTTCTTCAAACGTAAGTAACGAAGGCCATAGCACCGAAATTTTACTAGAAGGAGAAAGCAAGACATTAAGTCAAGATATTACTAGGGATATGTCATCAAAAACACCTTCTTATTCGGATTTTGAAAATTCGGCCATGACAAAACCGCAGGACGTCCATACCAGTGAGAAATCTAGTCAAAGTATGGAAAGCGGAATAAGCTCTGAAGAATTCCGCCATTTTGAAAACTCAGTAAAAAACCGGCCTCAAGACCTTTCGTCGCTAATCGATGCTAGCTCTCTTTTACTAAAAAGCGAAAGAAGATCTAGTGAACTTGTCATGGGCAGTCTAATGAGCACGGGTTTAGATCTCACTAGCCAATCTGAAAGTCAAACGATCAACACGGAACCAGAATCTCTTGTTTTTGTCTCATCtaattatactaatttattaGAATCTCACAATGTAGATAGTAGTCAACCACTCAATGTATTCGTTACTGATTTAGACATGGAAGAAGAGACTGAACAACCACACTCGATTATTATAACCGAAAGCCCTTTAATTGCATCTAAAGTTAGTCCTAATAGAACATTCGACTCGCATACAAAAACAAATCGTACAGACATGAATTACACATATGATTCCCATGCGAGTAGTTATCAGCCAATAAAAAACATTTGGCAGAATGACAGTACAAATTCGGAAAAGTTGAACGGGGTAGGCGAAAGTAAAATCGACAAGCAAATCGAATCTCCAATTGAACGAAATGATCCAGAAAGTTCGTTAACACAAAGtgaaacaattacaaaaaatattgggtCAGTATCTAATTCCATAGATCAAAATGCCGAATCTAGTAGCAAATGCAATGGAAGCAATGAAATGTTTGCAATAGTAAATTTTTTGAACGAAACCTTTGAAGAGCTGGTAGAAAGCAACGTTGATGATAATGATACTGCAAGTGACATTAACAAAGAGGATCAAAGTTTAAATTCTAAGAAAGTAACAGAAACCAAGTCAGAATCGGAGTCTCTCAGGGAGGAGCCTGTCGAAAAACAGGCGTCCTGTAATAGTGAAGAATGCTGTGATGATACATTTCTTTCCAATGGAGTTTTCCAGGAAGAGAAACAAATAGCTTCAGTAACggatgattttttaaaaaacgaaaagAAATTTTGCCAGCTCGATTCTTATTTTCCCCTTTTAAGTGACATTAGATTCACTG GTCCAGCTACCGAAATAATGACTACATCGTTCACTCAAGATTCCCCAACAGAACCCACTTCTCCTGAGTGCGAGCAAGACAGCAAACCTGATCCATCAGCGGAAATAATAAAAGAGTGGGATAGCGACAGCGATTCGCATTCCACGAATTCATCTAGCGGCGAGTTTATTTGGAAG GACGGCGACGGACACGAGACCGCGGTCGTGCCGTCCACGCACTTTGACCAC CAGCGTGACAGCGGGTCACAGCCGAGCTGTACAGAAGGGGCACCCGAGGGCGAAGCTCCCTCCTCTGCATCCGGAGACTCCGGCTCCGGCTCCGAAGGCGACGAGGTAGAGTTCGTGCCCTCCTCCTGGGACTGTCTCGCCGCCCCCTCGAAATCGTCGCTCAGAAGTATGGAACAGCCACCG GACAACAAGAAGCGCGTGGTGTTCAAGCGGCAGAAGTACCACTGCGTGTACGAGTACCCGCGCGAGGCGCCCGACGCCGACGCCGACTCGCCCGCCGCCTACCTGCCCGACTACTCCACCTACTCCG AGTGGGATCCCGCGAGCGCCGAGGACGCCGAGTTAGGATACGGGCAGCTGTTCGGGGCGCCGAATCCTTTAGACTTATTCCCTCTTCGGGCTGGTATCGCGTTTGGTGCAG ATTACGATGAAGATTTCTTCATATCATCATCGGCACGTCCGTTTGAGAGCCTGGGTGTCATGTCTACCACGAGCCAGTTCTTCCCCGGTATGCACTTCAAGCCGACGCTCGAACGCGACCTGTCCGACGAGCTCAGCGAGGACTTCCCCCCGCCGCCGTCACCGCTGCCACCTCCCACTCTCGTGCAGACTGGCACGCCCTTCCTGGACTTCACCACCCCGGACTCGGGCGTCGAGGACATCACTCCCGGCTCCTTGACCGACGACGACTACAAGGTGAAGAAGTTGCCGGACAACGAGCCCGGCCCGTGCTGGCGCTCCGCAGACAGCGCGAGCTCCAGCGAGTCCGTGAGCCCCAGCTCGCCCGGCGGGGAGGCGCTCGGCGGCCTGCGCCACACGCGCGACAAGCTCAAGCTGGACCTGCCGCCCAGCCCGCACGTGCCGTCGCCGCGCCACGCTCGCGTCTTCAACTTCGTGCTCGACAAGCCCAAGCGGCCCGAGCCCGCGCCGCCGCTCGCCCTGAGCGACGACACGCCCGCGGCGGCCGCGGCGCTGCCCGTGCCGCGCGCCAGCGACGACGTCATGCCCGAGCCCACCTTCTCCACCTTCGGCAAGCCCGCGCCCTGCaggcccgccgcgcccgccgacGCCGAGCGGAGCATCGTGCTCACCGACGCcgagcgcgccgccgccgccgacgAGCCCAAGGGCGAGGGCGCCGCCGGCGTGGAGGCCGTGCGCGGGGAGGGCACCGTGCTGGACAGCGGCGACGAGGACTCGGGCATCGAGAGCAGCTCCAAGGCCACGCTCGAGCGGGACGAGCCGGCGTCGCATGTATCTTAA